In Phycodurus eques isolate BA_2022a chromosome 10, UOR_Pequ_1.1, whole genome shotgun sequence, a genomic segment contains:
- the LOC133409267 gene encoding neuronal vesicle trafficking-associated protein 1-like, with amino-acid sequence MVKLGNNFSEKNNGKGASEDGFDTIPLITPLDASQLHFPPPDKVVVKTKADYDGESKKGKIGSPKIAEFSISIIEGVSERLKVTLLVICALAFLVCVVFLVVYKVYQYEQPCPDSFVYTQGRCMPAGMYGGNFPHQGPGGRGRLFTLINHYNIAKQTITRSVSPWMTIMSEEKVTQQETETAQKMA; translated from the exons ATGGTTAAACTGGGGAATAATTTCAGCGAGAAAAACAATGGGAAGGGAGCCTCTGAAGACGGATTTGACACCATCCCCCTCATCACACCCTTAGATGCCAGCCAGCTTCATTTTCCTCCACCAGACAAG GTGGTGGTGAAGACAAAGGCGGATTACGACGGCGAAAGTAAGAAGGGCAAGATCGGCTCTCCCAAAATCGCAGAGTTCTCAATAAGCATCATCGAAGGCGTGTCCGAGAGACTCAAA GTGACCTTGCTGGTGATCTGTGCCCTGGCCTTCttggtgtgtgtggtgttccTGGTGGTCTACAAGGTCTACCAATATGAGCAGCCATGCCCTGACAGCTTTGTGTACACG CAAGGCCGCTGCATGCCGGCTGGGATGTACGGCGGCAACTTCCCCCATCAGGGGCCGGGGGGCCGCGGGCGCCTCTTCACCCTCATCAACCACTACAACATCGCCAAGCAGACCATCACTCGGTCAGTATCGCCGTGGATGACCATCATGTCTGAGGAGAAGGTCACCCAGCAGGAGACAGAGACAGCACAGAAGATGGCTTAA
- the stx18 gene encoding syntaxin-18 isoform X2 → MTDSERDQIDQDAQIFMRTCSEAIKQLRTAAEKQVTSAQTKEHRGAVLDLIEMYLKGVCKLYSEQRAIRVKRMVDKKRLSRLGSDQHSRVEKIVDEEPKEEKTVKEESSDKSATEVLDQSINLWEEGKVEDELSPEEIQMFEQENQRLISEMSNLVDEVRQIEGKVVEISRLQEIFSEKVLQQETEIDNIHQLVVGATENVKEGNEDIREAIKNNAGFRVWILFFLVMCSFSLLFLDWYDS, encoded by the exons ATGACGGATAGCGAACGTGATCAGATTGACCAGGATGCCCAAATCTTCATGAGGACATGTTCCGAGGCCATCAAACAACTACGCACTGCAG CTGAGAAGCAGGTCACATCAGCCCAGACTAAAGAGCACAGGGGCGCAGTCTTGGACctcattgaaatgtatttgaaag GAGTATGTAAGCTGTACTCAGAGCAGAGGGCCATTAGAGTCAAGAGGATGGTGGACAAGAAGAGACT GTCAAGACTGGGATCTGATCAGCACAGTCGTGTCGAGAAAATAGTGGATGAGGAGCCCAAGGAGGAAAAGACAGTGAAGGAGGAAAGCTCTG ACAAGAGTGCAACAGAGGTGTTGGACCAAAGCATCAACCTGTGGGAGGAAGGCAAAGTGGAGGATGAGCTCTCTCCTGAGGAGATCCAAATG TTTGAGCAAGAAAATCAGAGGCTGATCAGTGAAATGAGCAACCTAGTAGATGAAGTGAG GCAAATTGAGGGGAAGGTGGTCGAAATCTCAAGGCTGCAGGAAATCTTTTCTGAGAAAGTCCTCCAACAA GAGACTGAAATTGATAACATTCATCAGTTGGTGGTTGGCGCAACAGAGAATGTGAAAGAAGGCAATGAGGATATACGGGAG GCGATCAAAAACAATGCTGGCTTCCGTGTATGGATTCTCTTCTTCCTGGTGATGTGCTCTTTCTCACTGCTCTTCCTGGATTGGTATGACAGCTAA